In Ciona intestinalis chromosome 7, KH, whole genome shotgun sequence, the genomic window ataatttaaacgtTTAAGCAATGCTTTTCCTCCGAACCCCCCTTGTCCACACATttctattaatattttttttccttaaTGGTCAAAGCTCCTCAGCTTAGGTTTCATACTTTAGGTGTCATTCAATCTTTTTGTTTGGGACATTTTCCAATcgtttataaaaacttatatttaaaaagggTCTTTGTTGTCTGTCTGTCagtcattttgttttgtaaggCAGATCCCTGTTTGTAGGATCTTATTTTAGGTTCGAGCTGAATAACACTTATCTGTGTTTTCAACTTTCTTGCGAAAATGGCTGAATCGAATGGTAagttctgttgttttatttgtatattctaCTTTGTGATGTCACCTTTAATATTGTAAAGTAGATGTTTGTAGCCCTAAATGATTAACATAAGTCTTCTTCATAAATCCGTGGTATGCATTTTTAATTGCAATTAAACATGTACAGTTGCATAGGTATCTTAGCACTTACAACCTACTTCCATGTATTAACAGTACGCATGCATTTAATGctttttatcttaaatatGACACAGTTGATGTTCGTGACGTAGTACCTCCACCAATAATCAGAGTGAATCTTGATGTCCTTAATGCTAGTGGTCAATACCAGTTGCAAGTCAATGCATTTGGCCACAACGTCGGGTTTGTTGGCCATAGGAGGTTCAGTAGCTGTGGTCGGTTATGGCTTATACAAGATGGGATACAAAGCTGGACCATTTTACCGTGGTAGCATTGCATTTGATATTACAACTGAACCGGACAAAGAACGTACAGTTCGTCGCAAATTGGAGAATGGGACATTCTTACAAGAGCTAAGGGAAGAAGTCAAAGATATAATAGAAGAGCATTCTGACATACTGGGCGACCTTAAGTACTTCACCATAATCTCATGTGAAGGTAAATCATACTTGTTTGACCAAATGTGTTATCATAAGAAATTTTCAAGTCgcaagtaaaaaaatgcgatCTATTTTAAATAGGTTAAGTTCTTGTTGCCCTAATTTGAGTCAACTgactgtttttatatatatacttattatattttaaagtatatttttgaCCAATGATGTCTTACTATAAATGTCATTTCTTACTCAAGCTACTAATACTGTTTTCTATTGTAACAGGTATTTTAGGTACtgagtttttttattgttattacaaCAGTACCACAGTAAAAATGCCAAAATTGtacataaaattattatttacacTGATAAATGCTTTAGTCTGTGCCAATCTATTAGAACTTACAAATGTTctgctaaaacaaaaattctaaaacacaaaaacgaAACAATGTGTATACAGGTTATCCTGACTTcgatatattttttgtaaaggtGATTTAAACTTTATCTTTGTAGGTGGTAGTACTTCTGGAGGCGGCTGTAAGTATAAGATCTTTATGATANNNNNNNNNNNNNNNNNNNNNNNNNNNNNNNNNNNNNNNNNNNNNNNNNNNNNNNNNNNNNNNNNNNNNNNNNNNNNNNNNNNNNNNNNNNNNNNNNNNNNNNNNNNNNNNNNNNNNNNNNNNNNacctcatgctcactgttaagttataacatgggtgtcttcttatacaccagacacacatggtgtattcatacacctcaagctcactgttgagttataacatggttgtcttcttatacaccagacacacatggtgtattcatacacctcatgctcactgttgagttataacatgggtgtcttcttatacaccagacacacatggtgtattcatacacctcatgctcactgttgagttataacatggttgtcttcttataaaccagacacacatggtgtattcatacacctcatgctcactgttgagttataacatggttgtcttcttatacaacagacacacatagtgtattcatacacctcatgctcactgtcgagttacaacatgggtgtcttcttatacaacagacacacacacatggtgtattcatacacctcatgctcactgttgagttataacatggttgtcttcttatacaacagacacacatagtgtattcatacacctcatgctcactgtcgagttacaacatgggtgtcttcttatacaacagacacacatggtgtttttatacacctcatgcttactgttgagttataacatggttgtcttcttatacaccagacacacatggtgtattcatacacctcatgcccactgtcaagttataacatgggtgtcttcttatacaccagacacacatgatattgcatatatacaatataaaaactttgaaataagTCACCTTCTGTTGTAGAGTACCCAACCAAGATATCACTTCTTTCGGAACGGTTATTGCTTCATTACTGCTGGATTTGTCAGTCCTAAGTTCTAATAATTCGAAGGTATACTTAAATGCAACAACATTTACATTTGTACCACACAAAATCACATATCTCCGTACCTGATGTGCCTGCTGTGCCTGAACTGGAAATGGGCACTGCAGCAGATACCTCATCTGCAAAAGTAAGatattacaagttacaacaccAGTTTTCTATTCACTCTTACTTTGTGAATTATTGTTTTAGAAtgattttttctctttttcttggAGCTCAGTTTAGTAACtgatgggttggagcaattggttttaaatgacTTACCCAATAACACACAATCAAAAAGATGAAAGCAAAAAGGCAGAAAGGACTATAACTACTGTTccatattgttaattttttcagCTCCTAGTGTTCCCAGCTATGTTTTACATAACATAGCCCTAGTGTTCCCAGCTATgttttacataacatataacatttgtgttttgttttatacacctactGCTTgcctatgagttaccacgtgtgtaactttattgGTGTATAACCCATAAGGGATCACTGAGTTGGGCCAATTACTGTTAATTGATTCATCAGTGCTAAGATATACATATGGTATTTTGCTATGCCATCGAacacaattaattaaacttgaATTGAAATAGGTTGGAAACAAAGTATCTCAAATGAAGGATGATGGAGATCGCCAAATGTCCGAATTTGTGTCCAGTCTTAGAAAGAAACTTAATCTTTTTCCAGGATTTCCCAAACAATAAAAGTGGTGATGGAAGGTGGAAAGACTTTGACATTTACATgattaatatattgttactaaaaacacaatatttatcattcaatttttgtttgaaatcaATTCGTGAAATTgacattttaatttgtatattagCTGTTTCAAttctttcattgtttttatcgCTTTCCATCATTTAGAGTAAGTTTAAATCACCGtttatttaacacaatatTCCAAAATCAGTtgatttaatttgaattaggtttttgttttaattagttgtttaatgcattttattaacCATGTAGATGTAGGCTGTGTATTTAATCGACTTAATTTGTTGTAAATGCATAAATTGCTTTtatctctttttttataataacttaccactttttacaaaattcttAATCAACATTACCCTTTAATCAGTTTATACACTTTTTTAATTCTTCtcataaataataacataaattatttctatgacaaaataaaattcaaaatgttAAAGGGTATTTcccttttattaaaacttaaggGGATTTACCCTAAATAAAAAAGGGGAATTTACCAACAACTTCGTCGGACGTTATATAATGTCAGAATAAACAGAATATCTTAcgctttttaaacattaatttacaATCAAGGTTAACAAAGCttgttataacatattcaCTTATTTTACGAAGCAAAGTCGAAACAGTAAATTTCTTAGTTAACATAGAAAGACGGTAGTTTTCTTTAGCGTTTTGGGTTCCAGTTATACTTTTAAAGGAAACGTAGTAAGCGGTTCATCATTGGATTGTTTTAATATGGAAGAAGCAAGCTGTTTACCTTCACAAGGTAAGTCTTGTGTTGTAATCAACAACACATGTGATAACTAagttgtccggcgccgtggcaaagtggtttgcGCGCCtggctccaacccagaggtaatgggttcaaggctcgtcgccgCTATCATTGTggccgtatgtgtccttgggcaagacacttaaaggcaGTTGCTCTAACCCAAAAATCCAAAAAAGTAATCATTCTCAAATAAACTCAatagctggcacgaggtgtatgaacacccatgttaaaacgaatgtcgttttctggccacgcgtggataaatcaagtttttttgCATTCAACTGTTATATAggaattttgtgtaaaataaataggcTATTTTAATGCAGGCGCAGGCGAAAATGAACGTATATACGCCGACATTGATCGAATGAATAATAATGAATGGAACAAGTTTGCACGACTTGAATCTGGGTTGGGTTTATCCAACAAACAAATAGATAACATTAAGTTACAATATCCTACCAATGTTGAGGAACAACAATACCATATGGTGGTCAAGTCAAGAAAAATTAGAGGTGaaaattttataagtttttatcCTATATAATGTAGGGGTGAGGtcctgttattttattatttctgaGGCAAAGCGCGCCTAGGAGTTTGGTTTAttggccaaagttggcccattactctaagaattattttcacaaaagtttaaaacattctttatgttttatattttagttctcatgatttaatttgttgtagtagtttttatttgttccaACTTTCCAGAAATGCCAAGAAAGACGGAAATATTTCATCTTCTTGTGAACCAGTTCTTGTGTCCAGATGAAAGCAATCTTGAAAAACTGAACAAACTGCTGCAGGTTGTTATGTGTTGTGTTTATATTCTTCTACTAGACATAATCCATATTgtgatatttaaattaatggaATATCAAAAAGGTTTGTGATGAAAAGTAAAGCAATTAGTCTGTAAATTAGTTGTTAtgtaaatgaaaatgtttgttttgttacatcATTAAAATTATGAATGTCTGCCATTGGCTATGTCATGCAAAACTAATTCAACAGTCATTTTTCTTCATACAATATTTCTTATGTTGTGTgcctttaattttatattttttggggcATAAGAAAATAATGTATAATTGGCTAAACGAGCTAAGCTATATACAGCATATTTCTCATTGTCTTTCCTTATGCTTACAACCAATTTAACAGCAACGACCACGTAGACTTAATGTTATAATGATTAGAATTCTTATCAAATAGAAGATAGTTGTTGCTAAATAAATTGAACTGTAGTAGAATATGTAACATACTTCACATTATCATTCTTTATTCTTACAACTAACTTAACAGCAACAACCACGTGAAACAATACAAGAAACTATTGGAAGGCAACCAACTCAACAAGGATcttatcagcaacaacaaacaGAGTAAGTTTTACTCGGCACCGTGGCTCAGTATTGctttattgtgatgtcacttgCAAGTATTGTCTATGTCACTGACTTACCATTGTATCCTTATCTGTGTTGTCAGTCGATAACTGTTCTTATTATTCCTGTGATCTGTATGGGAAAGCCAGGCTCATTAGAATACTGTTAGTTAATCTGTTAAACATAGCCTTGTTGCGGTGGTTAGGAAAATAGACCTTTTATCTAAACATAATAAACGTGAATTCAAGTACAAGGGTGTGAACTTGAAGTAACCGGGTTCAAAtcttaatgctgctaccactgtggacATATTATCATATAAACCTTTAATGCTATTTTATTCTTAACTATggttgtgtgtttttattgtaaagttatatttttctttcttttttcagCTCTACCccttttattcaaatgttgaaaaatttatcaaatgaattaaaattcAAAGATTTTGAAGAGCTAAAGCGAATGTACGGTTATTGCACTGAAAACAGGTATGAATGATAGCATTTAAACCAATGTGAATAGTATATTAGTGgtgtttaaaatgaattatGTAATATCTTCATTTAtttgaacaataaacatagacttaaactttattacctgtttttaaagagacaaattaaaacCTTGTCTGATATTGTACCATTTCTCATTAATTGTAAACGTTGGCTTGTTTTAGTAATATATTAGTTTGTAATGCTATTTGGTGTTTTATATTAGTCTTACATAAATAGCTATATTTAGTGAAGCGtaacaaaaaaagatattCAGTGAAGcgtaacaaaacattaaatgcTTCACTGACATTTCCATGTAGTTTGAGTTTATGTAGTATAGGCTACACTTAtgaagttacatttttttcatatagttTCATTTCAGTTCAGATGGATATAGTTTTGAcgactgtattttttattcacatTTCGTTATAGTTTTCATTTCATACAAATATTgtaatgtatattttgtttggtttattgGTCAACCTTATGCTATAAGTataagataaatatatttcctaaatggcatcgtcagtctcctATTCAAATAGATTCTATTTGTTTTAAGattctattttgtttttttgttttaaataatagagaatatgttaatttacaaaaatctAGGTGATTATAACGACAAAAAACAGCCATTGAAACATTAtagatttttataataaaaacattatagaCACATACATGCAACGTAGGAACTTATTGGGGGAATAAATTCTCTACTCAAATGTCTAATACAAAGTTACTATTATACGCAGTAGACTTGTATATAAGACTTGATGCCATTGTTGTTTTTCTCACTCAGTTTCATGTTACCCACCATACTACAGGGCTATTGTTCATTTGGTATTATTGTTATTCAATTCACTAGAATTTAACAGTCACGCATTTTAACCAACAcgctttcatttttttctctcAGCGTGTTAttacaactgtcattttgctgtgAATTccgtatatatatgtatatatataattccaGTTTTTTCGGAAATTccagtttttgatttttttacgttaaatttaattaattggtgTCTTTGGTGGCTCTTAGGTTACGTTCGCCACGACATGGCTAGCAAGTCCAGCAGATATGAAAAGattgaattatatataaagGATAAAATTAAGATAATGATTtaattgctataatgttgttttttttaaataatgttcttaaccattgttgtttttgttttagatcATTTGGCAATGCTTGTGAATTATTTTTGTTccttgaaaatgaaaacaaatggGGTGGAGGGACGTTATCTGGTAGGTTGTTTCTTTgtaggtttagcagccacgcttttgtttcatacttttattgaagtagttttttttaccggCAGCgtgtgtataacgactgtcgttttgttgctaattcccttctctttgttgtgtTAATAAACCTGATATTCGTTACTGTGtttgaagaaaaaatgaagaaataaaaattatgctaAGTATGATTAGTTGTTCATCttgtaataaatgtaatatgaatgtaacttactttatcctcgcgtagctggaaaacgacagtcgttatcacacgggtttaacacctcgtgccagcttacgagttaccatgtatgttacttcgtgggtaattatttttggggggattttttcattttttttatgtatggctgataatttggaccccattaatgaccactgggttggagcaattgtcgttaagtgtcttgcccaaggacacatagcctacgcccacaatgttagcaacgtcgagccttgaacccataatctctgagttacaggcaggcacgctaaccactatgccacggcgccggataataattataataactacaagtaattattataaacaactaaaataaaatattaataacaaactTCTTATacagttaataataaaataataaaagaaataattaatgatttttactttttcattagGATGCAATTTGAATGTATGATAATCAAATtctctttatttttaagtttagttAATAATTGAACCAAGGTTATTTACTTAAGAACTCCCATTTCGACTTAAACTTAGGAAACCCCCATAAATGTTTGaacaaaagtaaattatttattctgaTACAAGGTTTAATCACAAATTAAGATAATTTTCTAACTATTGACCTTTTAgcataaaaaaaggtttatatataaataatatatgcatttatatataaacgtattttattttaaaaaacattttgtttgccATGCAGCAAGACTTTGACTTTTTATTATGCgttgatttaaatattaaatatgctTATTTTATGCAAGGATTTCATTTCttggaaaattataaaatttccGGTAGCAATAgcagttaaatatttaaggaAGTAGATTCGTATTAAAGCAATGGTGTTACTTGGAAAGAGAATGGCCTTTGTGACAGACAAAGAGCCCACTCATGTGGAACTGTATTCAAATTTGAACTAGCTTTGTTCTCAAAGCAAGCagactatgacatcataatacttttaaatgatGAAACAATAGCCTTTATTGCACAATAATCacaatgtttaactttttagaTAAATTGGAAACTCTTTTGAAAATACTGAAGAGAATCAATCGAGAGGatttgaataattttatttctgactTTAAACTTGATATCGGGGAAGACAGGCAGCATAATactggtatttttttgttttgttttaaaaaaaactgaataaatatttaaaactatgtttaaaaGCATGATGGAATCTCAAAATGGGCTCTCTTTAACAATTCCTccaaatttatttgttaactcattgtattattttttatcaaaaaggctgattgttttaaaacatagggTTTATGAAAACAATGGCTTTGAGCCCTTGACTATTATGTAGTATTTGTATAGAATAGCCACAAAGCCactattttttgtgtaaaccatatttcaaaaatactgaagtgtcagtcaaatacaacttaaattatataaacacctgtgaaaagtggtgcaaccaattctaggttattgttttgttgacattttgtaaaactagctgtcaaaaatactgaagtgtcagtcaaatacaacttaaattatagtaacacctgtgaaaagcggtgcaaccaattcaaaggtaattgttttgttgacactttgtaaaactaccaaaaatactgaagtgtcagtcaaatacaacttaaattatagtaacacctgtgaaaagtggtgcaaccaattctaggttattgttttgttgacactttgtaaaaccagttgtcaaaaatactgaagtgtcagtcaaatacaacttaaattatagtaacacctgtgaaaagcggtgcaaccaattcaaaggttattgttttgttgacactttgtaaaactaccaaaaatactgaagtgtcggtcaaatacaacttaaattatataacatccgtgaaaagtggtgcaaccaattcaaggttattgttttgttgacactttgtaaaactagctgttaaaatactaaagtgtcggtcaaatacaacttaacgtatacaaacacctgtgaaaagtggtgcaatcAAAAGACTATTAGTTTGTTGACACATATGTAGTTAAACATTACTTAATGAGCATAAACTTTGTAAATTCCCCTCTAAAGCAAATTTACTTTTCCATCATTAGTTCAACAGGATCCAATTGAAAGAACTTCCCAGGGATTATCATGTAAGTTTTACCATCAGCTTCATTTTTCTATTTAGCTACAGGAGCTTCAATACTTgcataaaaaaactgtttattcttaatttaaacatgACATAACATATATAGATACGNNNNNNNNNNNNNNNNNNNNNNNNNNNNNNNNNNNNNNNNNNNNNNNNNNAATTCCCCTCTAAAGCAAATTTACTTTTCTATTATTAGTTCAACAGGATCCAATTGAAAGAACTTCCCAGGATTATCATGTGAGTTTTACCATTAGCTTCATTTTTCTATTTAGCTGCAAGAGTTCCAATACTTgcataaaaacacatattttccGTTTATTCATTATATAAAGTGACAGCACATATATAGGACACGACTTTCAATACAAATGTTCTGGtttcaaaaactaaaaccattacttcatttttatatttagctATAAGAATTTCAATACTTaggtgaataaaataaagattttgttCTGGTCATTCTTATGACAGTATATGTAATATACGATTTCATTACAAacgtttcaatttaaaaaactaaaatcatCTTAGAGCTATAAGAGGTTAAAACGAATGCATAAAAAGCGCTGCCAATAAAAGTtagtatgaaaaaaaatactgtgtacaaataaacaatatgtgGCATTCAatgacattcattcaattgCTGTTGGGCATAtccaatatatttttatacattctGTGAacctgtattttttttattctattttctttttattctgtGCGCAACAAAAGTTAgcaagaaagaaaaaaattttaatacttgtaaaaataaaaaatatgttattcaTTCAATAGCTGTTgaatatactatatatttttatacatttttatccTGTGAATATGTATTGCAGTTTTATCAATTAGGAACATGAAAATAAACGCGGAAGATAATTCTACAGGTGTTAAACTTGGCCAAggtgaataaaacattaatatatatgatatctatgtaacaataatatatGAGACTGTTCTaggaaattgtttttaaattgtttcaacactaaataataaagtgtgttgattattattaatatgcaAATTTTAGTGTCGATTTTTTCAAGTTCTTATTTgcatgtgtgttttatatttaacttgttttgtatttaatgcTTCAGGTGCATGTGTTAAAGTTGTAGAGGCAGAGGTCAATGTAAAAGGATCTGCTACAGGAATACAGCAAGGGGTTAAACAAAATGGAGGTAACTTTAACATAACATAGACTTTACTGTAAGAATTTAAAGGATTgtagttttgctgctaatttccttctcttcgctGTATTAACTTATCTGATCTTCGTTACtgtgaaatataatttatattttgtagactttactataacatttttaacgactgttgttttttctgctaatttcctttctttttactgttt contains:
- the LOC100177649 gene encoding uncharacterized protein LOC100177649 isoform X2; the protein is MLRNNNTIWWSSQEKLEFLCPDESNLEKLNKLLQQQPRETIQETIGRQPTQQGSYQQQQTDSTPFIQMLKNLSNELKFKDFEELKRMYGYCTENRSFGNACELFLFLENENKWGGGTLSDKLETLLKILKRINREDLNNFISDFKLDIGEDRQHNTVQQDPIERTSQGLSFLSIRNMKINAEDNSTGVKLGQGACVKVVEAEVNVKGSATGIQQGVKQNGETKSYKDDKANGVTTGKQRNQMTINSNHMNQSPILCQNVTYNNNHVKTKKGKSKKK
- the LOC100177649 gene encoding uncharacterized protein LOC100177649 isoform X1, producing MEEASCLPSQGAGENERIYADIDRMNNNEWNKFARLESGLGLSNKQIDNIKLQYPTNVEEQQYHMVVKSRKIREMPRKTEIFHLLVNQFLCPDESNLEKLNKLLQQQPRETIQETIGRQPTQQGSYQQQQTDSTPFIQMLKNLSNELKFKDFEELKRMYGYCTENRSFGNACELFLFLENENKWGGGTLSDKLETLLKILKRINREDLNNFISDFKLDIGEDRQHNTVQQDPIERTSQGLSFLSIRNMKINAEDNSTGVKLGQGACVKVVEAEVNVKGSATGIQQGVKQNGETKSYKDDKANGVTTGKQRNQMTINSNHMNQSPILCQNVTYNNNHVKTKKGKSKKK